A window from Flavobacterium gyeonganense encodes these proteins:
- the obgE gene encoding GTPase ObgE, which produces MTEGNFVDYVKIYVSSGKGGKGSTHLHREKFIEKGGPDGGDGGRGGHVYLVGNKGLWTLFHLKFARHIKAGHGGDGGGDRSTGADGEDKIIEVPLGTVVKDKETGETLFEITEDGEKQILARGGKGGLGNWHFRSSTNQTPRYAQPGLLGVEMDVILELKVLADVGLVGFPNAGKSTLLSVLTSAKPKIADYPFTTLKPNLGIVAYRDFQSFVIADIPGIIEGAAEGKGLGHYFLRHIERNSTLLFLVPVDTPDIKAEYDILVNELTKYNPEMLDKERLLVISKCDMLDDELKAELKAELDVSFKDVPYMFISSVAQQGLTDLKDKLWKMLNE; this is translated from the coding sequence ATGACAGAAGGAAATTTTGTAGATTATGTTAAGATATACGTTTCTTCCGGAAAAGGAGGAAAGGGATCTACGCATTTACATAGGGAGAAATTTATTGAAAAAGGAGGCCCGGACGGAGGTGATGGAGGACGTGGAGGACACGTATATTTAGTGGGAAATAAAGGTCTTTGGACACTATTTCATTTAAAATTTGCCCGTCATATCAAAGCTGGACACGGTGGAGACGGAGGAGGAGATCGAAGTACTGGTGCAGATGGAGAGGATAAAATTATTGAAGTGCCGCTGGGAACTGTTGTAAAAGATAAAGAAACTGGTGAAACACTTTTTGAAATTACAGAAGACGGAGAAAAACAGATTCTGGCAAGAGGAGGAAAAGGAGGTTTAGGAAACTGGCATTTTAGAAGTTCTACCAACCAAACGCCTCGCTATGCACAACCTGGATTGTTGGGTGTAGAAATGGATGTAATTCTGGAACTTAAAGTTTTGGCAGATGTTGGTTTAGTTGGTTTTCCCAATGCTGGAAAATCGACTTTATTATCTGTATTGACTTCGGCAAAACCAAAAATTGCCGATTATCCGTTTACGACGTTGAAGCCAAATCTTGGAATTGTTGCCTACAGGGATTTTCAGTCTTTTGTGATCGCAGATATTCCTGGAATCATTGAAGGAGCTGCAGAAGGAAAAGGGTTAGGTCATTATTTCCTGCGTCATATCGAGCGTAATTCTACTTTACTGTTTTTAGTTCCGGTTGATACACCGGATATCAAAGCAGAATATGATATTCTGGTAAATGAATTAACAAAATACAATCCTGAAATGCTGGACAAAGAACGTCTTTTGGTAATTTCAAAATGCGATATGCTGGATGATGAGCTTAAAGCTGAATTGAAAGCAGAGTTAGACGTTTCGTTTAAAGATGTTCCGTATATGTTTATCTCTTCTGTTGCTCAACAAGGTTTGACAGATTTGAAAGATAAACTTTGGAAGATGCTTAACGAGTAA
- a CDS encoding hemolysin family protein: MSEIALISARKNRLETAAKKGNKSAKTALDLANSPNKFLSTVQIGITLIGILTGIYSGDKITTDVQVFVSGFEILKPYANSVAVGIVVVVLTFFSLVLGELLPKRIGLNYPESIAKMVAMPMKVISIITAPFIWLLTSSTDFLLNVFQIKPTADGKVTEEEIKAIIKEGTEVGEVQEIEQDIVERVFHIGDRKVSSLMTHRKSVDMLPLKDDKAKIKELVLHDLHAVYPVYKDNYDDIVGVVTLKNIFANIEKDNFDLASITSEAPYLMEQTTAYKALENFKKTGVHYALVSDEYGVFQGMITLNDILEALVGDASDFYKDEFQLIEREDGSWLVDGHYSLHDFLTYFELDELTNDYEVNTVSGMIMTELSHIPKEGEKLIWQKFVLEVVDMDGVKIDKVLVKALKE, encoded by the coding sequence ATGTCAGAGATCGCATTGATTTCAGCAAGAAAAAACAGACTTGAAACTGCTGCAAAAAAAGGAAATAAAAGCGCTAAAACAGCACTTGATTTAGCCAATTCACCAAACAAATTTTTATCAACAGTACAAATCGGAATTACACTGATCGGAATTTTGACGGGTATTTACAGTGGTGATAAAATTACAACCGATGTTCAGGTTTTTGTTAGCGGATTTGAAATTCTAAAACCGTATGCTAATTCTGTAGCAGTTGGGATTGTGGTTGTTGTTTTAACTTTCTTTTCACTAGTTTTAGGCGAATTACTACCAAAACGAATTGGCTTAAATTATCCTGAATCTATTGCCAAAATGGTAGCCATGCCAATGAAAGTGATTTCGATTATCACGGCACCGTTTATCTGGTTGCTTACCTCTTCAACAGATTTTTTACTGAATGTTTTTCAGATAAAACCAACTGCTGACGGAAAAGTTACTGAGGAAGAAATCAAAGCAATTATCAAAGAAGGAACAGAAGTAGGCGAAGTACAGGAAATAGAGCAGGATATTGTGGAACGTGTTTTTCACATTGGAGACCGTAAAGTAAGCTCTCTCATGACGCATCGAAAATCGGTAGACATGCTACCTTTAAAAGACGATAAAGCTAAAATTAAAGAACTGGTTTTGCATGATTTACATGCCGTTTATCCGGTTTACAAGGATAATTATGATGACATTGTGGGAGTTGTAACCTTAAAAAATATTTTTGCCAATATCGAAAAAGATAATTTTGACCTTGCATCCATAACATCTGAGGCACCTTATCTGATGGAGCAGACAACGGCTTACAAAGCGTTGGAAAATTTCAAAAAAACAGGTGTTCATTATGCCTTGGTTTCTGATGAATATGGTGTTTTTCAGGGCATGATTACCTTAAACGATATTTTGGAAGCTTTGGTAGGTGATGCGTCAGATTTTTATAAAGATGAATTTCAATTAATAGAAAGAGAAGACGGATCATGGCTGGTTGATGGACATTATTCGTTACACGATTTCTTAACGTATTTTGAGTTAGACGAATTAACAAACGATTACGAAGTAAACACCGTAAGCGGAATGATTATGACCGAACTTTCACATATTCCAAAAGAAGGAGAAAAATTAATTTGGCAAAAATTTGTCTTAGAAGTTGTCGATATGGACGGCGTAAAGATTGATAAAGTGCTTGTGAAAGCATTAAAAGAGTAG
- a CDS encoding S46 family peptidase encodes MKRIVLFLTMCLMAFPVRADEGMWFLMFIERLNHRDMQKMGLQLTAEEIYSINHHSLKDAIVQFNGGCTAEIVSKNGLVLTNHHCGYDAIAELSTAEQNYLKDGFWAKEKSAEMKPKSLYVRFFVRMDDVSKRILSKVNATMTETERNKIIQQEIALIEKENNEGGKYTVSVRPFFQGNEYYYFVYQDYKDVRLVGTPPESVGKFGGDTDNWEWPRQTGDFSMFRVYADKDGNPAEYSKDNVPLQPKHYLPVSIKGVKENDFAMILGYPGRTNRWMPAGGIEQNIKYAYPAWVEGAKTGMDVMKKYMDKDATVRLQYASKYASTANYWKNRQGMIDALTKAGTVDVKTAQEDKFYDWASKPANKEKYENVIPTINDYYRETNLKATHDNYLIQLLRTSALATAPANLGNALIAYSKENDAKKAEMLPKINAMVEDIYGEFYAPLEKDVLTAQLNLYASKAAEYGLAPQIAKMKAANNGDFTADIAKATETSFFASKEKVLEYLASPKPAALPIDPLYIISTDLLTKYRTKSDDQAKADDGFATAYRLLVEGLRESKLNAIKYPDANSTLRLTYGKVRALPADPRNDAKINNYTTMESMVKKYKAGDQEFDLPARLLELNKAKDFGQYADKAGYMPVNFLTDNDITGGNSGSPVLNGKGELIGIAFDGNIEAMAGDVIFDSKLQRTINVDIRYVLWIIDKYAGAKNIIDELTIAK; translated from the coding sequence ATGAAAAGAATAGTCTTATTTTTAACGATGTGCCTAATGGCATTTCCAGTAAGAGCCGACGAAGGTATGTGGTTCTTAATGTTCATCGAAAGATTGAACCATAGAGACATGCAGAAAATGGGTCTGCAGCTAACTGCTGAAGAAATCTACAGCATTAACCATCACAGTTTAAAAGATGCCATTGTGCAGTTTAACGGAGGTTGTACTGCTGAAATCGTTTCTAAAAATGGTTTGGTATTGACCAATCACCACTGTGGTTACGATGCCATTGCTGAACTTTCAACTGCTGAACAAAATTATCTTAAAGACGGTTTTTGGGCAAAAGAAAAAAGTGCCGAAATGAAACCAAAATCGTTATACGTTCGTTTCTTCGTGCGTATGGATGATGTTTCTAAAAGAATTTTGTCAAAAGTAAATGCTACAATGACAGAAACCGAAAGAAACAAAATCATTCAGCAGGAAATTGCTTTGATCGAAAAAGAAAATAACGAAGGCGGAAAGTATACGGTTTCTGTTCGTCCTTTCTTCCAGGGAAATGAATATTACTATTTCGTTTATCAGGATTATAAAGATGTTCGTTTAGTAGGTACGCCTCCTGAAAGCGTGGGTAAATTTGGTGGAGACACTGACAACTGGGAATGGCCACGTCAAACGGGTGATTTCTCTATGTTCAGAGTGTATGCTGACAAAGACGGAAATCCTGCAGAATATTCTAAAGATAATGTGCCTCTGCAACCAAAACATTATCTCCCTGTAAGCATTAAAGGTGTAAAAGAAAATGATTTCGCTATGATTTTAGGGTATCCGGGAAGAACAAACCGCTGGATGCCGGCTGGAGGAATCGAACAAAATATAAAATATGCTTATCCTGCGTGGGTTGAAGGTGCTAAAACCGGAATGGATGTAATGAAAAAGTATATGGATAAAGATGCCACTGTTCGTTTACAGTATGCTTCAAAATATGCTTCGACAGCCAACTACTGGAAAAACCGTCAGGGAATGATAGATGCCTTAACAAAAGCAGGAACTGTAGATGTAAAGACAGCACAGGAAGATAAATTCTACGATTGGGCGAGTAAGCCTGCGAATAAGGAAAAGTACGAAAATGTAATTCCGACAATCAATGATTATTATAGAGAAACGAATTTAAAAGCGACTCACGATAATTATTTGATCCAGCTTTTACGTACTTCAGCTCTTGCTACAGCACCTGCAAATCTAGGAAATGCATTAATTGCGTACTCTAAAGAAAATGATGCCAAAAAAGCAGAAATGCTGCCAAAAATCAACGCAATGGTTGAGGATATTTATGGCGAATTTTATGCTCCGTTAGAAAAAGATGTATTAACTGCACAGTTAAATTTATATGCTTCTAAAGCGGCCGAATATGGTTTAGCACCACAAATTGCTAAAATGAAAGCAGCTAATAACGGTGATTTTACTGCTGACATAGCAAAAGCAACTGAAACAAGTTTTTTTGCATCTAAAGAGAAAGTTTTAGAATATTTAGCAAGTCCAAAACCGGCTGCGCTTCCAATAGATCCATTATATATAATCTCTACTGATTTGTTGACAAAATACCGTACTAAATCAGATGATCAGGCAAAAGCGGATGATGGTTTTGCGACTGCTTACCGTTTATTGGTAGAAGGTTTAAGAGAATCAAAACTGAATGCAATTAAATATCCGGATGCAAACTCAACTTTAAGATTAACTTACGGAAAAGTTCGTGCTTTACCTGCAGATCCTCGTAATGATGCTAAAATCAACAATTATACAACCATGGAAAGTATGGTGAAAAAGTATAAAGCAGGAGACCAGGAATTTGATTTGCCAGCCCGTTTATTAGAATTGAACAAAGCAAAAGATTTTGGGCAATATGCTGATAAAGCTGGATACATGCCGGTAAACTTCTTAACGGATAACGACATTACAGGAGGGAACTCTGGTTCTCCGGTTCTTAACGGAAAAGGAGAGTTAATCGGAATCGCTTTTGACGGAAACATCGAAGCGATGGCAGGGGACGTAATTTTTGACTCTAAATTACAAAGAACAATCAACGTAGATATTCGTTATGTACTTTGGATTATCGACAAATATGCCGGAGCCAAAAATATTATTGACGAATTGACTATTGCAAAATAA
- a CDS encoding carboxypeptidase-like regulatory domain-containing protein, protein MKKIILALLLLTSTLFAQQTDKKWNKVIAFENEGKVKSASEVVTQIYKKAVSEKDEVQMIKCFFYHSKYLLVVDENAQTKILNNLKTDINRVSVPSKAILNFIYAKCLNDYYMRNDYKIRQRTNTAFIDEDFLTWTETNFKNQIDSTLKKTLENESVLTKTYLAEYEMIFDFFTSEKIKKETLFDYLLRENLTFYKQKVRQWEVVKSDFTPYTKQLLGNSGDFTKINFDFVTTENLHYVLALYQKQESYNPSKDNQLDRMQYVKNTLLESDEAFLPSLNTLQKEAKDTILVQKIRLEKALYYSKNASKETHPDYNLKSVSLLDSIISVKNRSDAYKLAIHHKDNLLSKSLNIQLQKYIYSDENTRAYIKYKNVTQVKVSFYKISQKQLWNYTNLYAKRDSLTTAFLQKKPVAAESFSIINKNDFFEYTTEVHLPILKTGSYFVHFESDSEKKDEKAFAYETITVSNLAVLASQNVSGETFQVVDRKTGKPLENVRIKSKDFNLKTNKNGIANYNRKKDNYYHNEIELSTVNDSISIRKNYLQYFDSYSANSNYDTKLKAKINFYLDRAIYRPGQTVFYKGIAVHKKKNETSVVQNTSFKIIIRDANDNEFKEFDVVTNEFGSFSGEFVLPKNGLTGNFRIEAEEPKNYENDINYDKEEDEHPFWDHVDLENSQIDFRVEEYKRPKFEVTFEPKKETFQVNQTIKVKGNAKAFAGSNISDAVVKYTVTRFTSYFRYFYNQQDQTETLATGETRTDASGKFSVDFTAIPSKNGKKEQLPVFNYRINISVTDINGETHDAETIVKVGYHDLALGATLPDKIETKNKNEISLTSTNLNGEFKAIKGEIKIYYTTPFSDKFKPRVWPVPDFENIPKEDFKRFFPYEVSGKTTDDVTPTLVYSKKIDTEKDKKVLLDFISNYKSGNYKVVFSAKDSFENDIESEDYFQITQSKDKYNTSTLFTIKQLNEDPKKDGFVSLKITSEIPELYIAVTGSYNSKVFFEKTSHLENNEDIIMIPLKKEFENYLKIGFQSVFENATFNDDLDVMLKKQEASKLEFSVETFRNKLQPGISENWSFKLKSANTTNEAEVLASMYDSSLDQFATRNWNGLGFYDYSYNGNNIKSSLGFDKTSSYLQNLNIPKKGVVLNNETIKLIWFGFDFNNTNNSLYVQREYQKQLNRKAKKPLNAKMISGNITDKANLPLPGVSVTVKGTQRSTATDFDGYYEIEAAEKEELVFSMIGFKSKTVIIKNSKTIDVVLDDDENSLKEVVVVGYGTQKKSMLTGAVTTIKSENIEEDNTVYSISEALEGRVAGIQIRGAGSIDSGSAPIYVVDGVIMNDIKNINPADIASMDVLKDASATAIYGSRAANGVIILTTKKAFEELTQVKARKNLSETAFFLPNLKTDSKGKVSFNFTSPEALTAWKLRLLAHNKDAVSGYLEKNVITQKELMVLPNFPRFFREKDTIVISAKISNITAEAKTGISVLQFFDATTMQPIDAKMLNADNIKNFTIPAYGNTTVNWKITIPEGLQGVQYKILAKSGNFSDGEENILPVLTNNMLVTESIPIWVRENSTKEYTFENLKNNTSTTLRNHQFTLEYTSNPTWIAIQSLPYLMEYEHECAEQTFARFYANALASEVISSNPKIATVFEDWRKNGKLNSKLEENEELKSIILAETPWLKDAQSEEEKKKNLALLFDLEKMKTSQEATFQKLKQKQKASGGFSWFDGSDENEYITRHILAGLGHLSKLSKGNTSQIDEISKTGIPYIDSKFLEYYKARTKNLKKADKIIWINPHFDLHYLYARSFYLEKYPLYDTLKKASKLYLETAKNNWLSYSLYEKGMTALTLNRYGEKEAAKTILESLKETSSNNEDWGMYWIANKPGWYWYQAPIETQALLIEAFAEVTNDTKSVDAMKVWLLKNKQTKNWPTTKSTTEAVYALLMEGNDWLSVKDNTVIKLGDEKIMTKKLAENEKEAATGYIKMNWKADEVKKEMASISIENKSKVPGFGGVYWQYFEDLDKIKTNSGAVLSVVKELYLKKSTLKGNELEKITSKNPLKTGDLVTVRLIISAKEDTEYVHLKDMRASCFEPVNVLSEYKYNDGLGYYMSTKDAASHFFFDQINKGTYVIEYDIRVNNSGEFSNGITTIESMYAPEFTSHTKGIRIKVN, encoded by the coding sequence ATGAAAAAAATCATACTTGCTCTTTTGTTGCTGACTTCTACCCTATTTGCACAACAAACAGATAAAAAATGGAATAAAGTTATTGCCTTTGAAAACGAAGGCAAAGTTAAATCGGCCAGTGAAGTCGTGACACAAATTTACAAGAAAGCAGTTTCTGAAAAAGATGAAGTTCAAATGATCAAATGCTTTTTTTATCATTCCAAATATCTCCTTGTTGTGGATGAAAATGCCCAGACTAAAATCCTTAACAATCTTAAAACAGATATTAACCGTGTCTCGGTTCCGTCAAAGGCGATTTTGAATTTTATTTACGCAAAATGTCTGAATGATTATTATATGCGAAATGACTATAAAATCCGACAGCGAACCAACACGGCTTTCATTGATGAAGATTTTTTGACATGGACTGAAACCAATTTCAAAAATCAAATAGATTCAACATTAAAAAAGACTTTAGAAAATGAATCTGTTTTAACCAAAACTTATCTTGCAGAATATGAAATGATTTTTGATTTTTTTACATCTGAAAAAATCAAAAAAGAAACTTTGTTTGATTACTTGCTACGGGAAAACCTGACTTTTTACAAACAAAAAGTACGTCAATGGGAAGTTGTAAAAAGTGATTTCACGCCTTATACGAAACAACTATTAGGAAATTCAGGCGATTTTACTAAAATTAATTTTGACTTCGTTACCACTGAAAATTTGCATTATGTATTGGCACTATATCAAAAACAGGAGTCTTACAATCCTTCTAAGGACAATCAGCTGGACCGAATGCAATATGTAAAAAACACTTTACTTGAATCAGACGAGGCCTTTCTTCCTTCATTAAATACGCTTCAAAAAGAAGCAAAAGACACTATTTTAGTTCAAAAAATTCGATTAGAAAAAGCGCTTTATTATTCCAAAAACGCATCAAAAGAAACTCATCCTGATTATAACTTAAAATCTGTTTCTTTATTAGACAGTATTATTTCCGTAAAAAACAGATCCGATGCTTACAAATTAGCCATACACCACAAAGACAATTTGCTGTCTAAATCATTAAATATTCAGCTTCAGAAATACATTTACTCAGATGAAAATACAAGAGCATACATTAAATACAAAAACGTAACACAGGTAAAAGTTTCTTTCTATAAAATTAGTCAGAAACAGCTTTGGAATTATACTAATTTATATGCTAAAAGAGATAGTCTTACGACAGCATTTCTTCAAAAAAAGCCTGTAGCTGCAGAAAGTTTTTCTATTATAAATAAAAATGATTTCTTTGAATATACTACAGAAGTACATTTACCAATATTAAAAACAGGCTCTTATTTTGTTCATTTCGAAAGTGATTCAGAGAAAAAAGACGAGAAAGCTTTTGCTTACGAAACTATTACCGTTTCAAATCTGGCTGTTTTAGCTTCACAGAATGTATCAGGAGAAACTTTTCAGGTTGTAGACAGAAAGACTGGAAAACCATTAGAAAACGTACGTATAAAATCGAAAGATTTTAATTTAAAAACCAATAAAAACGGCATAGCAAATTATAATCGAAAAAAAGACAATTATTACCACAATGAAATTGAATTATCTACTGTAAACGATTCTATTTCAATTAGAAAAAACTATCTCCAATATTTCGATTCTTATTCGGCGAATAGCAATTATGACACTAAACTAAAAGCGAAAATAAATTTTTATTTAGACAGGGCTATTTACCGTCCGGGACAAACAGTTTTTTATAAGGGAATCGCAGTTCATAAAAAGAAAAACGAAACTTCTGTTGTGCAAAATACATCATTCAAAATAATTATTCGGGATGCAAATGACAATGAATTCAAAGAATTTGATGTTGTTACAAACGAATTTGGTTCTTTTTCAGGAGAATTTGTCCTGCCAAAAAACGGGTTAACAGGCAACTTTAGAATCGAGGCCGAAGAACCTAAAAACTATGAGAATGATATTAATTATGATAAAGAAGAAGATGAACATCCTTTTTGGGACCATGTTGATTTAGAAAATTCTCAAATTGATTTCCGGGTTGAAGAATACAAACGACCTAAATTCGAAGTTACTTTTGAACCTAAAAAAGAAACTTTTCAGGTCAATCAGACCATTAAAGTAAAAGGAAACGCCAAAGCTTTTGCCGGAAGCAACATTTCTGATGCTGTTGTAAAATATACTGTCACAAGATTTACGAGCTATTTCAGGTATTTTTACAACCAGCAAGATCAAACTGAAACCCTTGCTACCGGCGAAACCAGAACGGATGCTTCCGGAAAATTCAGTGTTGATTTCACGGCAATTCCGTCAAAAAACGGTAAAAAAGAACAATTACCTGTTTTTAATTATCGAATAAACATTAGCGTAACAGACATTAACGGCGAAACCCATGATGCTGAAACCATTGTAAAAGTGGGATATCACGATCTGGCTCTTGGAGCCACGCTTCCTGATAAAATTGAAACGAAAAATAAAAACGAAATTTCACTAACAAGTACCAATTTAAACGGTGAATTCAAAGCGATAAAAGGTGAAATCAAAATTTATTATACAACTCCTTTTTCTGATAAATTCAAACCGAGAGTCTGGCCGGTTCCGGATTTTGAAAACATTCCCAAAGAAGATTTCAAAAGATTTTTTCCTTATGAAGTAAGCGGAAAAACAACTGATGATGTAACTCCGACTTTAGTTTATTCTAAAAAAATTGATACTGAAAAAGACAAAAAAGTTCTGTTAGATTTTATTTCGAATTACAAATCAGGCAATTATAAAGTAGTCTTTTCAGCAAAAGACAGTTTTGAAAATGACATAGAATCGGAAGACTATTTTCAAATTACACAAAGCAAAGACAAATACAATACGAGTACTTTATTTACTATTAAACAGCTCAATGAAGACCCGAAAAAAGATGGCTTTGTTTCCTTAAAAATAACTTCGGAGATTCCTGAACTTTATATTGCTGTTACAGGAAGCTATAACAGTAAAGTGTTTTTTGAGAAAACCTCACATTTAGAAAACAATGAAGACATTATTATGATTCCATTGAAAAAAGAGTTTGAAAATTATCTTAAAATTGGTTTTCAGAGTGTTTTTGAAAATGCAACTTTTAATGATGATTTAGATGTAATGCTGAAAAAACAAGAAGCTTCAAAATTGGAATTTAGTGTTGAAACTTTTAGAAACAAACTGCAACCCGGAATTAGTGAAAACTGGTCGTTCAAATTAAAATCAGCCAATACCACCAATGAAGCAGAAGTTTTGGCTTCGATGTACGACAGTTCACTGGATCAGTTTGCAACAAGAAACTGGAATGGACTTGGTTTTTATGATTACTCTTATAATGGAAATAATATTAAATCAAGTTTAGGATTTGATAAAACCTCCAGTTATCTACAAAATTTAAACATCCCCAAAAAAGGGGTTGTGCTAAATAACGAAACCATAAAACTGATTTGGTTTGGGTTTGATTTTAATAACACCAATAATTCCCTTTACGTACAAAGAGAATATCAAAAGCAGCTTAACAGAAAAGCAAAAAAACCGCTAAATGCCAAAATGATTTCGGGAAACATCACTGATAAAGCAAACTTACCGTTACCAGGAGTTTCTGTGACTGTAAAAGGAACACAAAGAAGTACAGCTACAGATTTTGACGGTTATTACGAAATTGAAGCTGCTGAAAAGGAAGAGCTTGTTTTTAGCATGATAGGTTTTAAAAGTAAAACCGTTATAATCAAAAACTCAAAAACCATCGATGTGGTTTTAGATGATGACGAAAATAGTTTAAAAGAAGTCGTTGTTGTGGGTTATGGAACACAGAAAAAATCTATGTTAACCGGAGCTGTGACAACCATTAAATCAGAAAACATAGAAGAGGATAACACTGTATATAGTATTAGTGAAGCTTTAGAGGGAAGAGTAGCCGGAATTCAAATTAGAGGAGCAGGAAGTATTGATAGTGGTTCTGCCCCAATATACGTTGTTGATGGTGTAATTATGAATGATATCAAAAACATAAATCCGGCAGATATTGCCTCTATGGATGTTTTGAAAGATGCCAGCGCCACAGCAATTTACGGAAGCAGAGCTGCAAACGGCGTCATCATTCTTACGACCAAAAAAGCATTTGAAGAATTGACTCAGGTAAAAGCCAGAAAAAATCTGTCCGAAACAGCATTCTTTTTACCAAATTTAAAAACAGATTCTAAAGGAAAAGTGAGTTTCAACTTTACTTCACCGGAAGCTCTGACTGCTTGGAAACTTCGTTTATTGGCACATAATAAAGATGCGGTTTCCGGTTATTTAGAGAAAAACGTCATTACACAAAAAGAGTTGATGGTTTTACCTAATTTCCCACGTTTTTTTAGGGAAAAAGATACAATCGTTATTAGTGCAAAAATTTCGAACATTACAGCTGAAGCCAAAACCGGAATCTCAGTTTTACAATTCTTTGACGCCACTACCATGCAGCCCATTGATGCCAAAATGCTGAATGCTGACAATATAAAAAACTTTACAATTCCTGCCTACGGAAATACAACGGTAAACTGGAAAATTACAATTCCGGAAGGATTGCAAGGAGTTCAATATAAAATTTTGGCAAAATCGGGTAATTTCTCTGATGGCGAAGAAAACATACTTCCGGTTTTAACCAACAATATGCTGGTTACAGAAAGTATTCCGATTTGGGTTCGTGAGAATTCTACAAAAGAATATACGTTTGAGAATTTAAAAAATAATACCTCAACAACCTTAAGAAACCATCAGTTTACTTTAGAATACACCTCAAATCCAACATGGATTGCGATTCAGTCATTACCTTATTTGATGGAATATGAACACGAATGTGCCGAACAGACTTTTGCCCGTTTTTATGCGAATGCCCTGGCGTCTGAAGTTATTTCGAGTAATCCTAAAATTGCTACTGTTTTTGAAGACTGGAGAAAGAACGGAAAACTGAATTCTAAATTGGAAGAAAACGAAGAATTAAAATCGATTATTCTGGCTGAAACGCCATGGCTGAAAGATGCCCAGAGCGAAGAAGAAAAGAAAAAAAATCTGGCTCTTTTGTTTGATTTGGAAAAGATGAAAACTTCGCAGGAAGCAACTTTTCAAAAATTAAAACAAAAACAAAAAGCTTCAGGAGGATTTTCGTGGTTTGACGGGAGCGATGAAAACGAATATATTACCAGACATATTTTGGCAGGTTTGGGGCATTTGTCTAAATTGAGCAAAGGCAATACTTCACAAATTGATGAAATTTCAAAAACCGGAATTCCATATATAGATTCTAAATTTCTGGAATATTATAAGGCCAGAACCAAAAATCTAAAAAAAGCCGATAAAATAATCTGGATCAATCCGCATTTTGACTTGCATTATCTGTATGCCAGAAGTTTTTATCTGGAGAAATATCCGCTTTATGACACATTAAAAAAAGCGTCAAAATTATATCTGGAAACAGCCAAAAATAATTGGCTTTCTTATTCTCTTTACGAAAAAGGAATGACCGCTTTAACCCTAAATCGTTATGGAGAAAAAGAGGCTGCCAAAACCATTTTAGAAAGTTTAAAAGAAACTTCTTCCAACAATGAAGATTGGGGAATGTACTGGATTGCCAATAAACCAGGCTGGTATTGGTATCAGGCACCAATAGAAACTCAGGCTTTATTAATTGAAGCTTTCGCCGAAGTGACAAACGACACCAAATCCGTTGATGCGATGAAGGTCTGGCTGCTAAAAAACAAACAAACCAAAAACTGGCCAACGACAAAATCTACCACAGAAGCAGTTTATGCGTTATTGATGGAGGGAAATGACTGGCTCAGTGTAAAAGACAACACAGTTATAAAACTCGGAGATGAAAAAATAATGACCAAAAAACTAGCAGAAAATGAAAAAGAAGCTGCAACGGGTTATATCAAAATGAACTGGAAAGCAGATGAAGTGAAAAAAGAAATGGCTTCAATAAGCATCGAAAACAAATCAAAAGTTCCAGGATTTGGCGGGGTTTACTGGCAGTATTTTGAGGATCTGGATAAAATCAAAACCAATTCGGGAGCTGTTTTATCAGTTGTAAAAGAATTATATCTTAAAAAGAGTACTTTAAAAGGAAACGAATTAGAAAAAATAACGTCTAAAAATCCATTAAAAACCGGAGATTTGGTAACGGTAAGATTAATTATTTCGGCTAAAGAAGACACAGAATATGTACACTTGAAAGACATGAGAGCTTCCTGTTTTGAACCAGTAAATGTACTTTCAGAATATAAATACAACGATGGTCTGGGCTATTATATGAGTACAAAAGATGCTGCATCTCATTTCTTCTTTGATCAAATAAATAAAGGAACTTATGTCATAGAATACGACATTCGTGTGAATAACAGCGGCGAATTCTCAAACGGGATTACCACTATAGAAAGTATGTATGCTCCGGAATTTACGAGTCATACAAAAGGGATTCGGATTAAGGTAAACTGA